A stretch of Desulfurellaceae bacterium DNA encodes these proteins:
- a CDS encoding MBL fold metallo-hydrolase encodes MRQTGTGILILVVILAGAGWAPQSVRAQNTVSVLIEGYVKPIEGRQPMPGVSDDGARHVAGTVVLVRGEAVTLVADPGMVTDRALIIDALQKEGVSPEEVSHIFISHHHPDHTVNIALFPNAELVDFWARYKGDLWQDHGEEYELAPGIRVVRTPGHTEEDASLVVETDQGIYVLTHLWAFADIQPGEDPLAWSQASLDANREKILQIADWIIPGHGSPVKNPHKN; translated from the coding sequence ATGCGACAGACCGGAACGGGAATACTGATACTGGTGGTGATACTCGCGGGAGCGGGCTGGGCGCCCCAGTCCGTCCGGGCGCAGAACACGGTCAGCGTCCTCATTGAGGGCTACGTCAAGCCCATAGAGGGACGCCAACCCATGCCCGGCGTATCGGACGACGGCGCCCGACACGTGGCCGGCACGGTCGTCCTGGTGCGGGGCGAGGCGGTCACCCTGGTGGCCGACCCCGGTATGGTGACTGATCGGGCGCTGATTATCGACGCGCTGCAAAAAGAGGGCGTCTCGCCCGAGGAGGTGAGCCATATCTTCATCAGCCATCACCATCCCGACCACACGGTGAATATCGCCCTGTTCCCCAACGCCGAGCTGGTCGACTTCTGGGCGCGCTACAAGGGCGACCTGTGGCAGGATCACGGCGAGGAGTACGAGCTGGCGCCCGGTATCAGGGTCGTACGCACGCCGGGCCATACCGAGGAGGACGCCTCTCTAGTGGTCGAGACCGACCAGGGCATCTACGTCCTGACCCACCTGTGGGCGTTTGCCGATATCCAGCCCGGCGAGGACCCGCTGGCCTGGAGCCAGGCCAGCCTCGACGCCAACCGGGAAAAGATCTTGCAGATCGCCGACTGGATCATTCCCGGCCACGGCAGCCCGGTGAAGAATCCCCACAAAAACTAG
- a CDS encoding nitroreductase family protein: MDLTSIDHILTTTRSVKKRLDFSRPVDPDVIQRCIEIALQSPTGVNSQGWYFLVVTDPDKRLALGEVYRRAMRDYVEFQNQQPPQYPTDSLRAGQWQRMLDASMYLNERVHEAPVHIIPCINTQVKDYPLLFQSPTPSSFYHASLYGSILPAAWSLMLALRTRGLGTAWTTVHLVYEKEAAEILDIPDTILQVALLPVAHFTGDDFRPAKRLPVEEVTYWNGWGRPR, from the coding sequence ATGGACCTGACAAGCATAGACCATATTCTGACCACAACGCGGTCGGTGAAAAAACGCCTGGACTTCAGCCGTCCAGTCGATCCCGACGTGATCCAGCGCTGTATCGAGATCGCCCTGCAATCGCCCACCGGCGTCAACTCCCAGGGCTGGTATTTCCTGGTCGTGACCGACCCGGACAAACGCCTGGCGCTGGGCGAGGTCTACCGCCGGGCCATGCGCGATTATGTGGAGTTCCAGAACCAGCAGCCGCCCCAGTATCCGACCGACAGCTTGCGGGCGGGTCAGTGGCAGCGCATGCTGGACGCCAGCATGTACCTGAACGAGCGCGTCCACGAGGCCCCGGTCCACATCATCCCCTGCATCAACACCCAGGTGAAAGACTACCCGCTGCTGTTCCAGTCTCCCACGCCGAGTTCGTTCTACCACGCCTCGCTGTACGGCTCGATTCTGCCCGCAGCCTGGTCGCTGATGCTGGCCCTGCGCACGCGCGGCCTGGGCACGGCCTGGACCACCGTCCACCTGGTCTACGAGAAGGAGGCGGCCGAGATTCTGGATATTCCGGACACTATCTTACAGGTTGCGCTGCTGCCGGTGGCCCACTTTACGGGCGACGATTTCAGACCGGCCAAGCGTCTGCCGGTCGAAGAGGTCACCTACTGGAACGGCTGGGGCCGGCCGCGCTGA
- a CDS encoding membrane dipeptidase, producing MGTPKHYAGYRSYQYLDAESDYKAFRLAKQVGRVPSARVALSPDQEQRVQDLLARHVAVSMHDHPVVVPEDVSEIFEQKRLGRDVSGFEGLAASGLDAVFDNLMNGLCTITSQAGWKWSDIIHDLGMRLCDLAHQDFIVVCDGVRDILSAHQTGRLALVPTLESTTPIENELDRLDVLYGFGVRSMGITYSESNVLGSGLRETGDAGLTDFGRQAVERMNKLGILIDTAHCGDQTSLDTIEVSQQPIVISHAGARALWDTPRLKPDHVLEALAAKGGVLGIEAAPHTTLTERHPRHTLDSCMEHFEYAVRLLGVDHVGFGPDTMFGDHVGLHRAYAAQLSVAKVLGNKSFQPVAYVDGLENPADFPNIVRWLVKHGYSDEDIAKVMGGNALRVLKQVWIR from the coding sequence ATGGGCACGCCCAAACACTACGCAGGCTATCGCTCGTATCAGTACCTGGATGCCGAGTCCGACTACAAAGCCTTCAGGCTAGCCAAACAGGTCGGGCGGGTGCCGTCGGCCCGGGTCGCCCTCAGCCCCGACCAGGAACAGCGCGTCCAGGACCTGCTGGCCCGGCACGTCGCCGTCTCCATGCACGATCACCCGGTCGTGGTGCCCGAGGATGTGAGCGAGATCTTCGAGCAAAAGCGCTTGGGACGCGACGTCAGCGGTTTTGAGGGCTTGGCGGCCTCCGGCCTGGACGCCGTTTTCGACAACCTGATGAACGGCCTGTGTACCATCACCTCGCAGGCCGGCTGGAAGTGGAGCGACATCATCCACGACCTGGGCATGCGTTTGTGTGATCTGGCCCACCAGGACTTCATCGTCGTGTGTGACGGGGTGCGCGATATCCTGAGTGCCCACCAGACGGGGCGGCTGGCCCTGGTGCCGACCCTTGAGTCGACCACTCCCATAGAGAACGAACTCGACCGGCTCGACGTGCTGTACGGGTTCGGTGTGCGCAGCATGGGCATCACCTACAGTGAATCGAACGTGCTGGGCAGCGGCCTGCGCGAGACTGGCGACGCCGGCCTGACCGACTTCGGGCGGCAGGCGGTGGAACGCATGAACAAGCTCGGTATCCTGATCGATACCGCCCACTGTGGCGACCAGACCAGCCTGGACACGATTGAGGTCAGCCAACAGCCGATTGTCATCTCGCACGCCGGCGCGCGGGCCCTGTGGGACACGCCGCGCCTCAAGCCCGACCACGTCCTCGAAGCCCTGGCCGCCAAGGGCGGTGTGCTGGGCATTGAGGCCGCCCCGCACACGACCCTGACCGAGCGTCACCCCCGGCATACGCTTGACTCGTGCATGGAGCACTTCGAGTACGCGGTGCGTCTGCTGGGGGTCGATCACGTCGGTTTCGGGCCGGATACCATGTTCGGCGACCACGTTGGCCTGCACCGGGCCTATGCCGCCCAACTGTCGGTCGCAAAAGTCCTCGGCAACAAGTCCTTCCAGCCGGTCGCGTATGTGGACGGGCTGGAGAATCCGGCCGACTTTCCCAATATCGTCCGCTGGCTGGTCAAACACGGCTACAGCGACGAGGATATTGCCAAGGTCATGGGCGGCAATGCGCTGCGGGTTCTCAAACAGGTCTGGATCCGCTGA
- a CDS encoding proline iminopeptidase-family hydrolase yields MSEVKTGGIRMIPIAGGYQVWTKRLGSGSIPLLTLHGGPGCTHEYFACFEDFLPQHDIQLIYYDQLGSAYSDQPDDPSLWTLERFCQEVEQVRQALELDQFYLFGHSWGGMLGIEYALRHQAHLKGLIVSNMTASIASYVAYTTELRQQLAPDVLRLLEDYEARQDYTAPEYEDALFSHLYTKHICRLDPWPEPLTRMFRHLSKPVYETMQGPSEFVVTGTFKDWDRWADLSRIACPTLLSVGRFDTMRVADIERMASLMPHARVSICERGSHCAMYDDQDAYFRALVRFIQDVEAGRFASG; encoded by the coding sequence GTGAGCGAGGTCAAGACCGGCGGTATTCGGATGATCCCTATTGCGGGCGGCTATCAGGTGTGGACCAAACGCCTGGGCTCGGGCTCGATTCCGCTCCTGACGCTGCACGGCGGGCCGGGCTGTACCCACGAATACTTCGCTTGCTTTGAGGATTTTCTGCCCCAGCACGACATCCAGCTGATCTATTACGACCAGCTCGGCTCGGCCTATTCCGACCAGCCGGACGACCCCAGCCTGTGGACGCTGGAACGCTTTTGCCAGGAGGTCGAGCAGGTCAGGCAGGCGCTGGAGCTGGACCAGTTCTACCTGTTCGGCCACTCCTGGGGGGGCATGTTGGGGATTGAATACGCCCTGCGCCACCAGGCCCACCTCAAGGGCCTGATCGTCTCCAACATGACCGCCAGCATCGCCTCCTACGTGGCCTATACCACCGAGCTGCGCCAGCAGTTGGCCCCAGACGTGCTACGCCTGCTGGAAGACTACGAAGCCCGCCAAGACTACACGGCTCCCGAATACGAAGACGCGCTGTTCAGCCACCTGTACACCAAGCATATCTGCCGGCTCGATCCCTGGCCCGAGCCGCTGACCCGCATGTTTCGACACCTGAGCAAGCCGGTCTACGAGACCATGCAGGGGCCGAGCGAGTTCGTGGTCACGGGCACCTTCAAGGACTGGGATCGTTGGGCCGACCTGTCCCGAATCGCGTGTCCGACTCTACTGTCGGTCGGCCGTTTCGACACCATGCGGGTGGCGGACATTGAGCGCATGGCCAGCCTGATGCCACACGCCCGGGTGTCGATCTGTGAGCGGGGCAGCCACTGCGCCATGTACGACGACCAGGACGCCTATTTCCGCGCCCTGGTGCGCTTCATCCAGGATGTCGAAGCCGGGCGCTTTGCCTCGGGCTGA
- a CDS encoding RidA family protein, translating to MATQTARRTSRTKRAAAPVPDSGLARIIDPGWSWDDKLPLAQAKQIGNTIYVSGQVAFNAQGKLVGKENMKTQTRQVFRNIKAVLRAAGAKMEHVVKINTYITDADKFMDMLEARGDIFGDNPPASTAVVVAGLAFPGLLIEVEAIAVKP from the coding sequence ATGGCAACCCAAACAGCACGCCGTACGTCTCGCACCAAAAGGGCCGCAGCCCCGGTCCCGGACAGCGGCCTGGCCCGCATTATCGACCCGGGCTGGAGCTGGGACGACAAGCTGCCGCTGGCCCAGGCCAAGCAGATCGGCAACACCATCTACGTGTCCGGTCAGGTCGCCTTTAACGCCCAGGGGAAGCTGGTCGGCAAGGAGAATATGAAGACCCAGACCCGCCAGGTATTTCGGAATATCAAGGCCGTCCTCAGGGCTGCCGGGGCCAAGATGGAGCATGTCGTCAAAATCAACACCTATATTACCGACGCCGACAAATTCATGGACATGCTGGAGGCCCGGGGCGATATCTTTGGCGACAACCCGCCGGCCAGTACGGCCGTTGTTGTGGCCGGCCTGGCGTTTCCGGGTCTGCTGATTGAGGTCGAGGCGATTGCCGTCAAACCCTGA
- a CDS encoding SgcJ/EcaC family oxidoreductase, giving the protein MPAHKPEECDLLLIDAIQKGDLETAIALYEPNANFVVSADQVVTGQAAIRDIMQGFMAAKATFNIESVTAVPSADGSIAVTRVKGSSTSPGPDGKPVTTPLHSVEVVRKQADGTWRFIIDDPNGEGLK; this is encoded by the coding sequence ATGCCAGCACACAAACCCGAAGAGTGCGATCTGCTTTTGATAGACGCCATACAAAAGGGAGACCTCGAGACGGCGATAGCGCTGTACGAGCCGAACGCCAATTTTGTGGTGTCTGCCGACCAGGTCGTCACCGGCCAGGCCGCTATCCGCGATATCATGCAGGGCTTCATGGCCGCCAAGGCAACGTTCAACATCGAGTCGGTCACCGCCGTCCCCAGCGCCGACGGGTCTATCGCCGTCACCCGGGTCAAGGGCAGCAGCACCAGTCCGGGTCCCGACGGCAAGCCGGTCACCACGCCCCTCCACAGCGTGGAGGTCGTCCGCAAGCAGGCCGACGGAACCTGGCGGTTCATCATCGACGATCCGAACGGGGAAGGCCTGAAGTAG